Within Chlorogloeopsis sp. ULAP01, the genomic segment TTAGAGTATTAAACGGAATTTTTTTGTGTAACACATCCTATGGAGCAACGTCCTAAGAAACTGCTAGAATAAGTGCAAGATGTTATCCGACTTAAGCACTATTCTTACCAAACAGAGAAGACTTATATTTACTGGATTAGACGTTATATCCTTTATCATGATAAGCGTCATTCTAAAGATATGGGAAGTGCAGAAATCGAAGCATTTTTAACGCATCTTGGGGTGAATGAAAATGTGGCTGCATCAACTCAAAATTAGGTACTTCACGCTGTTCTATTCTCTACAAAGAAGTATTAAAACAAAATTTAGATTTGAAAGTAGACGCAGTACGTGCTAAAAAACCTAAATATTTACCAACAGTTTTAACCAAGGATGAAGTTTTTGCAATTATTCAAAAGTTATCTGGAGTACATCAACTTTTAATTAAATTACTTTACGGTACGGGTTTAAGGTTAAACGAAGGTTTGAGAGGCTGTTTGAAAAGTCGGGTAGTTTGTAAAAAACTCTCTCAGTATACGCTGTGAATAGATCATAAACAGCACCGAGAGAGCGACATGAGTAAAGCATACCCCAGTAACCTGACCCGTGTTCAATATGAATTTCTGAGTGACTTAATTCCAGAACCTAAAAAAGGTGGTTGTCCGCGCGAAGTTAATATGTGGGAAGTTCTGAATGCGATTTTCTACATTCTGATAGAAGGAATTCGATGGCGAGCTTTACCCGCAGACTTTCCTCCGTGGCAGATGGTGTATACTTAGTTTTCGCAACTGGCGTAAAGACGGGACATGGTTAAACATCCATGATGGTTTGCGAGAGTGGACGAGAATGATATTGAAGGCTATCCGAGTCCATCAGAAGCAATCATTGATAGTCAAAGTGTGAAAACAGCTGCAATGGTTCATTCAGCCGTGGGCTACGATGCAGGCAAGAAAATCAAGGGGCGCAAGCGATTTCTGACGATCAATACTTTGGGGTTAGTGTTGCGCGTATTGGTCACGGCTGCAAAACAGCTATGACATCCGCACGGTACAGGAATTATTGGGACATAAGGATGTAAAAACGACAATGATATATACCCATGTTCTTAACCGTGGTGGTAAGGCTGTTCGTAGTCCCCTTGATTAACCAGTCTTAGAAATCATCCCAACCTTCGTTGTGGAGTCTTTACAGAGTTTGGATGGAGCTTGCATATTTGATTCAGTTGATGAATTGAAGAAAAATAATTGCCAGAATGGAAAAGAATTGTTAACTAGGTTTGGCAATATAAAAAATTGTCAACGTTATGTAACCAAACGCTGGCAATCCTAACAATTTCTGAGGTTGAAAAACTGTTAAAAAATTGTCCAATGAAAATTAAGAGCAAGCTTTGGTAAAGAATGAAACTTGCCCTGATGAATGACGAATGCCAGTATAGATCGACCATTGATTTTTACGCAAGCAAATCACAGTTGTGTTAATATGCGAAGGAATCTCGGTTCTGGTGGGGAGCAGCCATCAGAGGTAACGGGGAAAGTCCGGTGTAAATCCGATGCTGTCCCGCAGCTGTAATCAAGGCTTGTCTTGTGAGTCAGAATGCCCGCCGAAGTTGCTTGTAAATTTTGTACATCTGCGAGGCACAGATCATTATTTTTATGAATATATCTACAATTACTAGGCTTTACATTCCGATAGCTCCACATATCAAAACGCTACAAACTAAGATTTTCTCTGAGACGGTAGGCGGCTAATTTTACGGTACAAATTGTGTATGACCAATGCAGCGATGGCGACACAAGGATTGCTTGTGAGAATATCGCTTGAAAATAGTCACTACCAACAAAGTTTGGCTGTATTAACTAACTGATGGGAGTTTTGTCAAACAAGTAAGAGATAGCGTGTATGACGTATATGCCCCTGTTACAGTATCGAATAAATGCTTTCCTAATTACGCATAGAAACCAGTGATTTACTATATTTTTTACTCTGTTAATCATGATGCCGAAATTCTATCTTCATAGAGCCGGGAAGATTCCCACTACTGTTCATCCTTTTGTAAAACAAACGGCTCTCCTTCAATATCAACAAAAACCCGAAATGATTCGAGGTGTACAAAATATCGCAAGTTCAACATATAGGAAG encodes:
- a CDS encoding phage integrase N-terminal SAM-like domain-containing protein, yielding MQDVIRLKHYSYQTEKTYIYWIRRYILYHDKRHSKDMGSAEIEAFLTHLGVNENVAASTQN